A single window of Vigna unguiculata cultivar IT97K-499-35 chromosome 1, ASM411807v1, whole genome shotgun sequence DNA harbors:
- the LOC114193400 gene encoding putative serine/threonine-protein kinase-like protein CCR3, with protein sequence MTHLMTSFCWAVDSAIRSETASNSGSSPVHSFASVVDYALRSSSASEPDLGTSRVPSFGSRVDYVISSSDGERTDVRAEGSSREASSVTGNLVRGFQLFSKAELVAAINNFSLQNKIGGGAAYIGKLLDGREVAIKRVERMISIKSKLAILPRLHHKHLVGLVGFCEEKDETLLVYEYLKNGALYDHLHEKKNVEKGSSVLNDWKMRIKIALDASRCIEYLHNAVPSIIHRDIKSSNILIDATWTARVSDFGLSMMSPEPDRDHRPMKAAGTVGYIDPEYYGLNVLTAKSDVYGLGVVLLELLTGKRAIFKYGEDGGIFGTFMSVVDFAVPRILAGELVKILDPRVGPPDVNEAEAVELVAYIALHCVNLEGKDRPTMTDIVNNLERALAI encoded by the coding sequence ATGACTCATTTGATGACAAGTTTTTGTTGGGCTGTGGACAGTGCCATAAGGAGTGAGACTGCGTCAAATTCGGGATCATCCCCTGTCCATAGTTTTGCTTCGGTAGTGGACTATGCATTGAGAAGTAGTTCTGCTTCTGAACCAGATTTGGGAACGTCCCGTGTCCCCAGTTTTGGTTCGAGAGTGGACTATGTGATCAGTAGCAGTGATGGAGAAAGAACAGATGTGCGCGCTGAAGGGTCATCACGAGAGGCGTCCAGTGTCACAGGAAATCTTGTAAGAGGCTTCCAATTATTCAGCAAGGCTGAGCTTGTAGCAGCGATCAACAATTTCTCACTTCAGAACAAGATTGGTGGTGGTGCAGCGTACATAGGCAAACTCCTTGATGGTCGTGAGGTTGCAATCAAGAGGGTTGAAAGAATGATCTCAATTAAATCTAAATTGGCTATCTTGCCTCGCCTACACCACAAGCACTTGGTTGGACTAGTTGGGTTCTGCGAAGAGAAAGACGAGACGCTGTTGGTGTACGAGTACCTGAAGAATGGGGCGCTGTATGATCATTTGCACGAGAAGAAGAATGTGGAGAAGGGTAGCAGTGTGTTGAATGATTGGAAAATGAGGATAAAAATTGCTTTGGATGCTTCCCGGTGTATAGAATATCTTCATAATGCAGTTCCATCAATTATTCACAGAGACATAAAGTCTTCTAACATTCTCATTGATGCTACTTGGACGGCAAGAGTATCAGATTTTGGATTGTCTATGATGAGTCCAGAACCTGACCGTGATCACCGACCAATGAAGGCAGCAGGAACCGTTGGATACATTGATCCTGAGTACTACGGTTTAAATGTATTGACGGCAAAGAGTGATGTGTATGGACTTGGAGTTGTACTGCTGGAACTTTTAACAGGAAAGAGAGCTATATTCAAGTATGGCGAAGATGGAGGCATATTTGGAACTTTTATGAGTGTGGTGGACTTTGCAGTGCCTCGTATTTTGGCTGGAGAATTGGTGAAAATTTTGGATCCAAGGGTTGGACCACCCGACGTGAATGAGGCAGAGGCAGTGGAATTAGTGGCCTATATAGCCCTCCATTGTGTGAATTTGGAAGGGAAAGATAGACCAACCATGACTGACATTGTGAACAATTTAGAGAGGGCTTTGGCTATTTGA
- the LOC114193322 gene encoding putative serine/threonine-protein kinase-like protein CCR3 yields MAHFMGDATSFCWAVDSAISSESASNLGASPPHSFTSVVDNALRSSSASEANFLPSFTSEEDNVIRSSNGERTDVRVEGSSPVASNYTENVVKGFQLFRKAELVAATNNFSLENKIGGGAVFIGKLLDGREVAIKRGPKRKTPFESELAFLSRLHHKHLVGLVGFCERRHEKLLVYEYMKNGSLYNHLHEKKNVEKGSSVLNDWKMRIKIALDASRGIQYLHNHAVPSIIHRNIKSSNILIDASWTARVSGFGLCLMSSEVERHQQIEGNVGYIDPEYYGLNVLTTKSDVYGFGVVLLELLTGKRAIFRYGEDGGNPGTIFGSFRSVVDFAVPRISGGEFMEILDPRVGPPGVDETEVVELLAHIAINCVNRKGKDRPSMAHILVQLERRVSYFQSIL; encoded by the coding sequence ATGGCTCATTTCATGGGTGATGCAACAAGTTTTTGTTGGGCCGTGGACAGTGCCATAAGTAGTGAGAGCGCCTCAAATCTGGGAGCATCCCCTCCCCATAGTTTTACTTCGGTGGTGGACAATGCATTGAGAAGTAGTTCTGCTTCTGAAGCAAATTTTCTCCCCAGCTTCACTTCGGAGGAGGACAATGTGATAAGGAGTAGTAATGGAGAAAGAACAGACGTGCGCGTTGAAGGGTCATCACCAGTGGCGTCCAATTACACAGAAAATGTTGTTAAAGGCTTCCAATTATTCCGCAAGGCTGAGCTTGTAGCAGCGACCAACAACTTCTCACTTGAGAACAAGATTGGTGGTGGTGCTGTGTTCATAGGCAAACTCCTTGATGGTCGTGAGGTTGCAATCAAGAGGGGACCAAAGAGAAAGACCCCATTTGAGTCTGAATTGGCCTTCTTGTCTCGCCTACACCACAAGCACTTGGTTGGACTAGTTGGGTTCTGCGAAAGGAGACATGAGAAGCTCTTAGTGTATGAGTACATGAAGAATGGTTCATTGTATAATCATTTGCACGAGAAGAAGAATGTGGAGAAGGGTAGCAGTGTGTTGAATGATTGGAAAATGAGGATAAAAATTGCTTTGGATGCTTCCCGGGGAATACAATATCTTCATAATCATGCAGTTCCATCAATTATTCACAGAAACATAAAGTCTTCTAACATTCTTATTGATGCTAGTTGGACGGCAAGAGTATCAGGGTTTGGATTGTGTTTGATGAGTTCAGAAGTTGAGCGTCACCAACAAATAGAAGGAAACGTTGGATACATTGACCCTGAGTACTACGGTTTAAATGTATTGACGACAAAGAGTGATGTGTATGGGTTTGGAGTTGTACTGTTGGAACTTTTAACAGGAAAGAGAGCTATATTCAGGTATGGCGAAGATGGAGGCAACCCAGGGACAATATTTGGAAGTTTTAGGAGTGTAGTGGACTTTGCGGTGCCTCGTATTTCGGGCGGAGAATTCATGGAAATTTTGGATCCAAGGGTTGGACCACCTGGTGTGGACGAGACAGAGGTAGTGGAATTGTTGGCCCATATAGCTATCAATTGTGTGAACAGGAAAGGCAAAGATAGACCATCCATGGCTCACATTTTGGTCCAGTTAGAGAGGAGAGTTTCGTATTTTCAATCTATactttag
- the LOC114193479 gene encoding putative serine/threonine-protein kinase-like protein CCR3 translates to MTHLMTSFCWAVDSAIRSETASNLGASPAHSFASVVDYALRSSSASEPDLGTSRVPSFGSGVFYVRAEGSSPVGSNVTEDVIKGLQLFSKAELVAATNNFSLDNKIGGGAVYIGKLLDGREVAIKTCEKTSIKSKLAFLSRLHHKNLVGLVGFCEEKDERLLVYEYMKNGSLYYHLHEKKNAEKGSSVLNDWKLRIKIALDVAQGIRYLHNHAIPSIIHRNIKSYNILMDATWTARVSVSDSGLCLMSSEVDRDHPLGYGLNVLTGKSDVYGFGVVLLELLTGKRAIFKYGEDGGIFGTFMSVVDFAVPRILAGELVEILDPRVGPPDVDEVEAVELLAHLAIDCVNWKGKDRPTMAHISFQLEKRVSYFESIL, encoded by the coding sequence ATGACTCATTTGATGACAAGCTTTTGTTGGGCTGTGGACAGTGCCATAAGGAGTGAGACTGCGTCAAATTTGGGAGCATCCCCTGCCCACAGTTTTGCTTCGGTAGTGGACTATGCATTGAGAAGTAGTTCTGCTTCTGAACCAGATTTGGGAACGTCCCGTGTCCCCAGTTTTGGTTCGGGAGTGTTCTACGTGCGCGCTGAAGGGTCATCACCAGTGGGGTCCAATGTCACAGAAGATGTTATTAAAGGCTTACAATTATTCAGCAAAGCTGAGCTTGTAGCAGCGACCAACAACTTCTCGCTTGACAACAAGATTGGTGGTGGTGCTGTGTACATAGGCAAACTCCTTGATGGTCGTGAGGTTGCAATCAAGACGTGTGAAAAGACCTCAATTAAATCTAAATTGGCCTTCTTGTCTCGCCTACACCACAAGAACTTGGTTGGACTAGTTGGGTTCTGCGAAGAGAAAGATGAGAGGCTCTTAGTGTATGAGTACATGAAGAATGGTTCATTGTATTATCAtctgcatgagaagaagaaCGCGGAGAAGGGTAGCAGTGTGTTGAATGATTGGAAGTTGAGGATAAAAATTGCTTTGGATGTTGCCCAGGGAATACGATATCTTCATAATCATGCAATTCCATCAATAATTCACAGAAACATAAAGTCTTATAATATTCTTATGGATGCTACTTGGACGGCAAGAGTATCAGTATCAGACTCTGGATTGTGTTTGATGAGTTCAGAAGTTGACCGTGATCACCCACTTGGTTACGGTTTAAATGTATTGACGGGAAAGAGTGATGTGTATGGGTTTGGAGTTGTACTGCTGGAACTTTTAACAGGAAAGAGAGCTATATTCAAGTATGGCGAAGATGGAGGCATATTTGGAACTTTTATGAGTGTGGTGGACTTTGCAGTGCCTCGTATTTTGGCCGGAGAATTGGTTGAAATTTTGGATCCAAGGGTTGGACCACCTGATGTGGACGAGGTAGAGGCAGTTGAATTATTGGCCCATTTAGCTATCGATTGTGTGAATTGGAAAGGGAAAGATAGACCAACCATGGCTCACATTTCGTTCCAGTTAGAGAAGAGAGTTTCGTATTTTGAATCTATTCTTTAG
- the LOC114191188 gene encoding putative serine/threonine-protein kinase-like protein CCR3: MADIAVDARSFSWAVDGAIASESASDMGESCVRSFSSVVDSAIRSSSATEADFETSPITCFAFASAVTKRIVAERLSQAVSDGTGHVHTRLFTLAELKAATNNFSLHNKIFCAGSISVVHRGKLFDGREVAVKRAETSSKKKEFQEVFGYLSTLLPCLRHNHLVGLVGFCKEKDKRFSVYEYMKNGALYDHLHDKNNVDKESSVLNSWRMRIKIALDASRGIEHLHKYVVPSIIHRDITSSNILLDDSWTAKVSGFESSCFMSPEPEHVYTDTSVLKAKSDVYGVGVVLLELLTGKKTTLKYGRNRGGSMVNVARRAILGGKMVEILDPRVGTPNINEEAGLELVAQTAINCVNLKRKDRPTMTEVVTNLETALSICDTGQ; this comes from the coding sequence ATGGCTGATATCGCAGTCGATGCAAGGAGTTTTAGTTGGGCAGTGGACGGTGCCATAGCGAGTGAGAGTGCGTCAGATATGGGAGAATCTTGTGTCCGCAGTTTTTCTTCGGTAGTGGATAGTGCCATAAGGAGTAGTAGTGCTACTGAAGCGGATTTTGAAACATCTCCTATTACTTGTTTTGCTTTTGCTTCTGCGGTGACCAAAAGAATTGTTGCTGAACGACTATCACAAGCAGTGTCGGATGGGACAGGACATGTTCATACACGATTATTCACCCTGGCCGAGCTTAAAGCGGCCACCAACAATTTCTCACTTCACAACAAGATTTTTTGTGCTGGAAGCATTAGTGTTGTGCACAGAGGCAAACTGTTTGATGGTCGTGAGGTGGCTGTCAAAAGGGCTGAAACCAGTTCCAAGAAGAAGGAGTTTCAGGAGGTATTCGGCTATTTATCGACCCTTTTGCCCTGCCTACGCCATAATCACTTGGTTGGGCTAGTTGGGTTCTGTAAAGAGAAAGATAAAAGGTTCTCGGTGTATGAGTACATGAAGAATGGGGCGTTATATGATCATTTGCACGACAAAAACAATGTGGACAAGGAGAGCAGTGTGTTGAACTCTTGGAGAATGAGGATCAAGATTGCATTGGATGCTTCCCGGGGAATAGAACACCTACACAAATATGTTGTTCCAAGTATTATTCACAGAGATATCACTTCTTCGAACATTCTTCTTGATGATAGTTGGACGGCAAAAGTATCTGGGTTTGAATCGTCGTGTTTCATGAGTCCAGAACCTGAGCATGTTTACACGGATACAAGTGTGTTGAAAGCAAAGAGTGATGTGTACGGGGTTGGAGTTGTGCTGCTTGAACTTTTAACAGGAAAGAAAACCACATTAAAGTATGGGAGAAATAGGGGCGGGAGCATGGTGAACGTTGCACGGCGTGCTATTTTGGGTGGGAAAATGGTGGAAATTTTGGATCCAAGGGTTGGAACTCCCAATATAAATGAAGAAGCAGGACTGGAATTAGTGGCCCAGACAGCGATCAACTGTGTAAATTTGAAAAGGAAAGATAGGCCAACTATGACTGAGGTTGTGACCAATTTGGAGACAGCTTTATCTATTTGCGACACTGGCCAATGA
- the LOC114193227 gene encoding putative serine/threonine-protein kinase-like protein CCR3: MAYFISDPTSFCWAVDSAIRSETASSLGASPPHSFASVVDYALRSSCASEADFGTSRVPSFGSGVDYVIRSSYGGGTDFETFPVPGFPSEVYSTTVAEESSPVLSYVTEHAVKGLRLFSQAELAAATNNFSLHNKIGAGRLGVVYKGKLVDGREVAIKRGETWRKKKTSSVISALTYLSRLHHRHLVGLVGFCEEKYERMLVYEYMKNGTLYDHLHENGSNVLNSWKMRINIALDASRGIEYLHKYAVPLFIHGDIKSSNILLDGSWMAKVSDFKMCLMSGEAEGDYRGIKVGGTVGYIDPEYYDLNMLTAKSDVYGLGVVLLELLTGKRAIFLDGENGGNTLLSVHRLVDFAVPTILDGELVNILDCRVGAPGVNEIQALELVAQTAIHCVNRKGKDRPSMTDIVATLETALAICYGRSYHRMDFENIVWKYKR; the protein is encoded by the coding sequence GACAGTGCCATAAGAAGTGAGACTGCCTCAAGTTTGGGAGCATCCCCTCCCCATAGTTTTGCTTCGGTGGTGGACTATGCATTGAGAAGCAGTTGTGCTTCTGAAGCAGATTTTGGAACGTCCCGTGTCCCCAGTTTTGGTTCGGGAGTGGACTATGTGATCAGGAGTAGTTATGGTGGAGGAACAGATTTCGAAACCTTCCCTGTGCCTGGTTTTCCTTCTGAGGTTTACTCTACCACTGTTGCTGAAGAGTCATCACCAGTGTTGTCATATGTCACAGAACATGCTGTTAAAGGCTTACGATTATTCAGCCAGGCTGAGCTTGCAGCAGCGACCAACAATTTCTCACTTCACAACAAGATTGGTGCTGGAAGGCTTGGTGTTGTGTACAAAGGCAAACTGGTTGATGGTCGTGAGGTTGCAATCAAGAGGGGTGAAACCTGGCGAAAGAAAAAGACCTCATCAGTTATATCTGCATTGACCTACTTGTCCCGTTTACACCACAGACACTTGGTTGGGTTGGTTGGATTCTGTGAAGAGAAATACGAGAGGATGTTGGTGTATGAGTACATGAAGAATGGTACCTTGTATGATCATTTGCATGAAAATGGTAGCAATGTGTTGAATTCGTggaaaatgaggatcaatatTGCTTTGGATGCTTCCCGAGGAATAGAATATCTTCATAAGTATGCAGTCCCTCTATTTATTCACGGGGACATCAAGTCTTCGAACATTCTACTTGATGGCAGTTGGATGGCAAAGGTGTCtgattttaaaatgtgtttgatGAGTGGAGAAGCTGAGGGTGATTACCGAGGAATAAAGGTAGGAGGAACAGTTGGATACATTGATCCTGAGTACTATGATCTAAATATGTTGACAGCAAAGAGTGATGTGTACGGGCTGGGAGTTGTACTGCTAGAGCTTTTAACAGGAAAGAGAGCTATATTCCTTGATGGGGAAAATGGAGGTAATACCCTATTAAGTGTGCACCGTTTGGTGGACTTTGCAGTGCCTACCATTTTGGATGGAGAATTGGTCAACATTTTGGATTGTAGGGTTGGAGCACCGGGTGTGAATGAGATACAGGCATTGGAGTTGGTGGCCCAAACAGCCATTCATTGTGTGAATCGGAAAGGGAAAGATAGACCATCCATGACTGATATTGTGGCCACGTTGGAGACAGCATTGGCCATCTGTTATGGTAGATCTTATCATAGGatggattttgaaaatatagttTGGAAATACAAGAGATAG